One region of Wyeomyia smithii strain HCP4-BCI-WySm-NY-G18 chromosome 3, ASM2978416v1, whole genome shotgun sequence genomic DNA includes:
- the LOC129728009 gene encoding augmin complex subunit dgt6: MNRTVSLKRVNTLPSVANICIVEEQLDAAIFYCLNALTKRYSPSDQFRAIFVKGMFLKPNTKAFVHVLHFLFNIYDTKEFRKRFYWPIFDKTAETAFRSSTVEYINWLVDQGRLETEKIKAHTVVLPGGIKFMKFLLVLIRFVLKEQQRKSRSGNCGKIVAKSDVKHLLANHAQWEEIGSRMREILQNDLSLISSRIQQIDYLFGDLFSNCLGPAKQMNFEKLMQIWGKFNRTYFDETEGRRQRILDVTAEYEKLVVSAKRKLEPKEITLKVNPEDLKETLYRLEVLFPDNAFHFRDVFDECEKIDAIKLFEIIIFMLPEIEQRLKSFTVRSIESLKFELKELSRVAVKSDSLCHEMASLRRSLPFIDAKFQELATQEELDELNSDLGIRNKIFNTPPISLNFQENGEGGAVTKPIPKRYRIALFDDDQVQQHLRMRLLSSSVCHAVPKTPRSAKKVKSKDPSASDNVFAIPKPARKEKMNPLSMLNKITSQGKSKSRSTSTQMPVNSTMNLSSLSHLEDITLRPEFSSTLLGTPEKQTSHNRRSINANETLITKSDCQSVPSMQNQQLSAANTPKVHGSPRYKTIYSENLIQQTTTTKTTMSPDSLFLLSQTTTRTTTTRRRSSIVHFEQLQTSPSGKLNALMPSEITPEMSVYMNNTDCDHVSTDAMEKEIRDLPRIQISEFDELDSGISDENRLAENVLHSTDEADEQQITENMEHTLNAQQNSELSDLSNTLVDLNLSKLSISCAKVESTVDTNRSFADIPLDADGEDLFNVSDGILADID; this comes from the exons ATGAATAGGACCGTAAGCTTAAAACGAGTAAACACTCTGCCGAGTGTGGCCAATATTTGTATCGTTGAAGAGCAGTTGGATGCAGCAATCTTCTATTGCCTGAATGCGCTCACTAAGCGGTACTCTCCTTCGGACCAGTTCCGGGCAATATTTGTAAAG gGTATGTTCTTAAAACCCAACACGAAAGCTTTCGTACATGTATTGCACTTTTTGTTCAACATTTACGACACAAAGGAATTCCGCAAGCGATTTTATTGGCCCATCTTTGATAAAACTGCCGAAACTGCATTTCGTAGCTCTACGGTTGAGTATATCAACTGGCTTGTGGATCAGGGCAGACTAGAGACAGAAAAGATCAAAGCCCACACGGTGGTGCTACCAGGAGggataaaattcatgaaatttcTACTGGTATTAATTCGTTTCGTCCTTAAAGAACAGCAACGAAAAAGTCGCAGTGGAAATTGTGGCAAAATAGTCGCGAAAAGTGATGTGAAGCATTTACTAGCTAACCACGCGCAATGGGAGGAAATTGGATCAAGAATGAGAGAGATTCTTCAAAATGATTTGAGTCTGATAAGCAGTAGAATTCAACAAATAGATTATCTATTTGGGGATCTATTCAGTAATTGTCTTGGACCGGCGAAGCAGATGAATTTTGAAAAGCTTATGCAAATTTGGGGAAAATTCAACCGGACATATTTCGATGAAACTGAAGGGCGACGGCAGCGTATATTGGATGTTACAGCTGAATATGAAAAACTTGTTGTTTCAGCAAAACGTAAATTGGAACCGAAAGAAATTACACTGAAGGTCAATCCAGAGGACCTGAAGGAAACGCTTTATCGATTGGAAGTCTTGTTTCCTGATAATGCTTTTCATTTTCGTGACGTTTTTGACGAATGCGAAAAAATAGATGCTATAAAGTTATTCGAAATTATCATATTCATGCTGCCAGAAATCGAGCAGCGCTTGAAGAGCTTCACAGTTCGCAGTATTGAATCTTTGAAATTTGAGCTCAAAGAGTTGTCCAGAGTTGCTGTGAAATCAGACAGTCTATGCCATGAAATGGCTTCTTTGCGAAGAAGTTTGCCTTTTATAGATGCCAAGTTTCAAGAACTGGCAACACAAGAAGAACTTGATGAACTGAACAGCGATCTCGGTATAAGAAACAAGATATTCAATACTCCACCAATATCTTTAAATTTTCAAGAGAATGGTGAAGGTGGGGCAGTAACTAAACCGATACCTAAACGTTACCGCATTGCTCTTTTCGATGACGACCAAGTACAGCAACATCTTCGCATGCGGTTACTGTCGTCAAGCGTTTGTCATGCGGTGCCCAAAACCCCCCGATCTGCTAAGAAAGTCAAGTCGAAGGATCCTTCGGCTTCAGATAATGTTTTCGCTATTCCCAAACCAGCACGTAAAGAAAAAATGAATCCTCTTTCAatgttaaacaaaatcactTCCCAGGGAAAATCGAAGAGCAGATCTACTTCTACACAAATGCCTGTGAACAGCACAATGAATTTATCCTCATTGTCTCATCTAGAAGATATAACTTTACGCCCAGAATTTTCTTCGACCCTTCTAGGAACTCCAGAGAAACAAACCTCACATAACCGTCGCAGTATTAATGCCAACGAAACTTTGATAACCAAGTCGGACTGTCAGTCAGTGCCTTCAATGCAAAACCAACAGCTTTCCGCAGCAAATACGCCCAAGGTACACGGTTCACCACGTTACAAAACAATATACAGTGAAAACTTGATTCAGCAAACGACTACTACTAAAACAACGATGTCGCCAGATTCGCTATTTTTGTTGAGTCAAACCACCACAAGAACAACTACTACTCGCCGTAGGAGCTCGATTGTGCACTTTGAACAGTTGCAAACCTCACCCTCGGGAAAGCTTAATGCTCTAATGCCCTCTGAAATTACTCCTGAGATGTCTGTTTATATGAACAATACAGATTGTGACCATGTTTCTACCGATGCGATGGAGAAGGAAATACGAGATCTACCGCGAATACAGATATCAGAGTTCGATGAACTGGACTCTGGTATTAGTGACGAAAATCGGTTAGCCGAAAATGTATTACATAGTACCGATGAAGCAGATGAACAACAGATAACAGAAAATATGGAACATACGTTGAACGCACAG caaaacaGTGAGTTATCTGATCTCTCGAACACCTTGGTGGATCTCAATCTAAGTAAACTATCTATTTCCTGCGCTAAAGTAGAAAGCACCGTAGATACCAACCGATCCTTTGCGGATATTCCGTTGGATGCCGATGGGGAAGATCTGTTTAATGTTAGCGATGGCATTTTAGCGGACATCGATTGA